The proteins below are encoded in one region of uncultured Methanobrevibacter sp.:
- a CDS encoding NAD(P)-dependent oxidoreductase — MIIGLIGFGRVSKNLLKLIKSEDIQFITSCEKRSGETCKRIEQENIQVLNTFKEVAVKSDILISATSPKSALAVAKEYGKYVDGIYLDLNNISPDTTLEMNQYVSNLIDGAIIGKIDSENPILYLSGKRADELLFFNDFLKTRKISDNVGDAAILKMLRSSYTKSLSALLIESYEISRNCGLDDEFFETLALTEGDDFKEKSLSRIENTLKNSKRKSEELEEIIDYFDGNELIMVKAALKKLNQ; from the coding sequence ATGATTATTGGTTTAATAGGTTTTGGCAGGGTTTCTAAAAATCTTTTAAAGTTAATCAAATCAGAGGATATTCAATTTATAACATCTTGTGAAAAAAGGTCTGGCGAAACCTGCAAAAGAATAGAACAGGAAAATATTCAGGTTTTGAATACATTTAAAGAGGTGGCTGTCAAATCGGATATTTTAATTTCAGCAACTTCGCCGAAATCAGCTTTGGCCGTTGCAAAAGAATATGGAAAATATGTTGATGGAATATATCTGGATTTGAATAATATTTCACCCGATACAACATTGGAAATGAATCAATATGTCAGTAACCTTATTGATGGTGCTATAATAGGCAAAATCGACAGTGAAAATCCTATTTTATATCTTTCAGGAAAAAGGGCTGATGAACTGTTGTTTTTTAATGACTTTCTCAAAACCAGAAAAATCAGTGATAATGTAGGTGATGCAGCTATTTTAAAAATGCTTAGAAGTTCTTATACAAAATCTCTATCTGCTCTTTTGATTGAATCATATGAAATTTCCAGAAACTGCGGTCTTGATGACGAGTTTTTTGAAACATTGGCACTGACTGAGGGTGATGATTTTAAGGAAAAGTCACTTTCAAGAATTGAAAACACATTAAAAAATTCCAAAAGAAAATCAGAAGAATTGGAAGAAATAATTGATTATTTTGATGGAAATGAATTGATAATGGTTAAGGCAGCATTAAAAAAACTTAACCAATAA